A genomic window from Pseudomonas cavernicola includes:
- a CDS encoding LysR family transcriptional regulator: MTVESYDQLAIFSAVAQERSFTRAAARLGMSQPALSRAMRQLEERLGVRLLARTTRSVSPTEAGEHLLRVIAPRFEEIDSELALLSEFRDKPAGKLRITAGEHSAITLLHPVLAKLLPDNPDLNIEIIVDYGLTDIVAEGFDAGVRLGQQVAKDMIAMRIGPDMRMAVVGSPAYFTRYPKPVIPSDLMVHNCITLRMPTYGGLFLWEFEKDGQELKVRVEGQLVFNNIAMRLEAALQGLGLAYMPEDLVLEHIAQGRLVRVLKDWCEPFSGYHLYYPSRRQSSPAFTLLREALRYLG, translated from the coding sequence ATGACCGTCGAAAGCTATGACCAACTCGCGATATTCTCGGCCGTGGCCCAAGAGCGCAGTTTCACCCGCGCTGCCGCCAGGCTCGGCATGTCTCAACCGGCCTTGAGCCGGGCGATGCGTCAGTTGGAGGAGCGACTGGGGGTCAGGTTGCTTGCTCGCACCACTCGAAGCGTCTCCCCCACCGAAGCCGGCGAGCATTTGCTGCGGGTGATCGCCCCCCGGTTCGAAGAAATCGACAGTGAGCTGGCGTTGCTCAGCGAGTTCCGCGACAAACCGGCCGGCAAATTGCGCATCACCGCAGGTGAGCACTCGGCGATCACACTGTTGCATCCGGTGCTAGCGAAGCTGCTGCCCGATAATCCCGATCTCAATATCGAAATCATCGTCGACTATGGCCTTACCGACATCGTGGCGGAGGGTTTCGACGCTGGCGTACGGCTGGGTCAACAAGTGGCCAAGGACATGATCGCGATGCGCATCGGCCCTGACATGCGGATGGCGGTGGTTGGCTCCCCGGCGTATTTCACCCGATATCCCAAGCCGGTCATCCCGAGTGACCTCATGGTGCACAACTGCATCACCCTGCGCATGCCGACATACGGCGGCCTGTTCCTCTGGGAGTTCGAAAAAGACGGGCAAGAACTGAAAGTACGGGTTGAAGGCCAACTGGTATTCAACAACATCGCCATGCGCCTGGAGGCGGCTCTTCAGGGACTGGGACTGGCCTATATGCCGGAGGACCTGGTGCTGGAGCATATAGCGCAAGGTCGGTTAGTTCGCGTGCTCAAAGACTGGTGCGAACCATTCTCTGGCTACCATCTGTATTATCCGAGCCGGCGCCAGAGTTCACCGGCCTTCACCTTGCTGCGCGAAGCCCTGCGCTATTTGGGTTGA
- a CDS encoding cupin domain-containing carboxymuconolactone decarboxylase family protein: MKNTLIGIAVCAAAPFADAAGADNASESRTAQQISRAGSQASVTGPTDYFTGRVRVDPLFPATDEINASGAYVSFEPGARSAWHTHPAGQRLVVTSGVGLVQEWGKPMQEIRPGDVIVCPPGVKHWHGAAPTSAMTHLAVTGSVDGKSVQWLEKVTDEQYNAQVSVTPKDESTAQPVSETLSAKQQAIPLMAAAMATSNMSWLNTALNQGLDAGLTVSEAKEILVQLYAYSGFPRSLNALGELMNVVDARKQRGVQDDPGREPGRVIPVGDELLAAGKANQTRIAGAPVQGPLFDFVPVINQYLQAHLFGDIFERDNLDWQSRELATVAALAVTPGVEPQLRSHMAASLRVGLTAAQLRQLVQLLADQGDAAAAKRAGEALDSVQANQPK, from the coding sequence ATGAAGAACACCTTGATAGGCATCGCGGTGTGCGCCGCGGCCCCTTTTGCCGACGCCGCCGGTGCAGACAATGCCAGTGAGTCCCGGACCGCGCAGCAGATCAGCCGGGCGGGCAGTCAGGCTTCGGTTACGGGTCCTACGGACTATTTCACCGGGCGGGTACGCGTCGATCCCTTGTTTCCCGCCACGGACGAGATCAATGCTTCCGGTGCTTATGTCAGCTTCGAACCGGGCGCGCGCTCGGCCTGGCATACCCACCCCGCAGGACAGCGATTGGTGGTGACTTCCGGCGTGGGACTGGTCCAGGAATGGGGCAAGCCGATGCAGGAAATCCGCCCGGGCGACGTGATCGTCTGCCCTCCGGGCGTCAAGCACTGGCATGGCGCCGCTCCGACGAGCGCCATGACGCACCTGGCCGTGACTGGCTCGGTGGATGGCAAGAGTGTGCAATGGCTGGAGAAAGTGACCGACGAGCAATACAACGCCCAAGTTTCGGTGACACCGAAAGACGAGTCTACGGCCCAACCGGTGTCCGAGACGCTGTCCGCCAAGCAACAGGCCATCCCGTTGATGGCCGCCGCCATGGCCACGAGCAACATGTCCTGGCTCAATACCGCGTTGAATCAGGGGCTGGATGCGGGCCTGACGGTCAGCGAGGCGAAGGAAATTCTTGTGCAACTCTACGCCTACAGCGGTTTTCCACGCAGTCTCAATGCACTCGGCGAGCTGATGAACGTGGTCGATGCACGCAAGCAACGCGGTGTTCAGGACGATCCGGGGCGCGAGCCAGGTCGGGTCATTCCCGTCGGCGATGAACTCCTGGCGGCGGGCAAAGCCAATCAGACGCGAATCGCCGGTGCGCCTGTCCAGGGCCCGTTGTTCGACTTCGTTCCCGTCATCAACCAGTACTTGCAGGCGCATCTGTTTGGCGACATCTTCGAGCGCGACAACCTGGACTGGCAAAGTCGTGAGCTGGCCACCGTCGCTGCTTTAGCCGTCACTCCCGGTGTCGAGCCGCAACTGCGCTCGCACATGGCTGCCAGCCTGCGGGTCGGCCTGACTGCTGCGCAGTTACGTCAGCTGGTTCAACTGCTGGCTGACCAAGGTGATGCCGCCGCGGCCAAGCGTGCCGGTGAAGCGCTGGATAGCGTCCAGGCTAATCAACCCAAATAG